In the Camarhynchus parvulus chromosome 25, STF_HiC, whole genome shotgun sequence genome, gggggacatcagggacatcgGGAATATTGGAGACGTTGAGGACAGTGGGGACGCTGGGGATAGCGGGGCcattggggacaccagggccattggggacattggggacattgggggacatttgaggacactggggacatcggggacgTTGAGAATATCGGGGACACTGggagacattggggacatcagggacaccagggacattGGAGGAGCCCTGTGGGGACATCTGGGGGGGTCCCAAAGcccatggggacattgggggtgtCTCTGTGGGGTCCCAGCCTtgtgtcctgcagagctgcacagggggggacactgaggagTCCCTGTAGGGCCATGGGGTGTCCCCTGGGTTTCCCAGCCCGGTGTCCCCCAGATCTGTACCAGGGTGTCCCTGTAGGGCcatggggtgtccctggggtgtccccctggtgtcccctcaatgtcccagcccagtgtcccccagaGCCGTactggggtgtccccatgggGCCACGGGGTGTCCCTGTAGGGCCACGGGGGGTCCCAGTGGCACCACTGGGGATCCTTGTGGGGCCATGGGGgtgtccccgtggtgtcccctgggtgtcccagcGCGGTGTCCCCCAGAGCCGTACCGGGACCGGGTGCAGTTCTCGCCCACGTCCATCCGCTTCGGGTCGGTGACGCGGGAGGACAGCGGGAAGTACATCTGCGAGGTGGTGGGGGATGGCAGCCACATCGCCAAGTCCGAGGTCAACCTCATCGTCCAGGGTGAGGCCACCCTGTCCCCAACCCCGGccttgtcccctgtccccaaccccggccttgtccccatccctgtccttggCTCTGACCTTGTCCCTGGCCATGTCATTGTCACCCATCCCCGCTCCCTGGCCTTGTCTTCATCCCTGTCCTTGGCTGTGGTCTtgtcaccatccctgtccccagggtgactcctggcagtgccatcactgtccctgtcctgtgtcaTGGTGACTCCAGGCagtgctgtcactgtccctgtccttggggTGATCCAGGCAGTGccatcactgtccctgtgcctgcagtgccccCGGGGAAGCCATTGGCACAGTGGGTGCCcgggctgtgctgtccctgtccccgtgtccctgtccctatgtccctgtccctgtgtcactaTCCccgtgtcactgtccctgtccccgtgtccctgtccccgtgtccctgtccccgtgtcactgtccctgtccccgtgtccctgtccctgtccctgtgtcactgtccctgtgtccctgtccctgtccctgtgtccctgtccctgtccccgtgtccctgtccccgtgtccctgtccctgtccccgtgtccctgtccctgtccctgtgtcactgtccctgtgtccctgtccctgtccccgtgtcactgtccctgtccccgtgtccctgtccctgtccctgtgtccctgtccctgtccccgtgtcactgtccctgtccccgtgtccctgtgtccctgtccccgtgtccctgtgtcactgtccccgtgtccctgtccccgtgtccctgtgtccctgtccctgtccccatgtccctgtccctgtccccgtgtccctgtccctgtccccgtgtccctgtccccctgtccctgtccctgtccccgtgtccctgtccccgtgtcaccgtccctgtccctgtgcccgcAGTGCCCCCGGGGAAGCCGCTGGTGCACGTGCCCAGCTCAGCCACGGTGGGTGCCCGGGCCGTTCTGCGCTGCTCCGAGGCTCAGGGCTCGCCCCCTCCCACCTTCCGCTGGTACAAGGACGGCACCGAGctgccccaggaccccaaatccagccccgCCTTCCGCAACTCCTCCTACAGCCTGGACCCGCGCACGGGGGAGCTGGTCAGTGCCGGGCCCTTcctgcccccctccctccctctccccttttcctgccccttcccctcttttcctccccttctcctgctccctttccctgttttcctgccctttctccctgatttcctccccttttcctgccattttccctctcccttccacattttcctctccctttccctgttttcctctctctttcctccttttcatgcccttttctctgttcttctgtCCCTTTACCTGTCCTTTTCCCcgttttcctctccttttcccccttttcctacccctttcctgttttcctctccttttcccattttcctgtccttctctctctccctttccttctttttctctccttttccctctccctttcctccttttcctgcccctttccctctgccttccacattttcctgccccttttccctgttttcctctctctttccacttttcctctccttttcccctttttcctgtccttgtccctgttttcctctctttctctctttttctgttatcctctcattttctcccttttcctgcccccatttctcccctttccccccctattttcccccatttccctcccattttaccacccatttttccctccttttccctcaatttctcccccttttccccacattttcgcccattttttcccattttccccccatttccctgaCCCCTGCCCCGTTTCAGGTCTTTGAGCCCGTGGGGGGCTGGGACACGGGCGATTATCACTGCGAGGCCTCCAACAACGTGGGCAGCCCCCAGAAATCCGACGTCTTCCGCATGGAAGCCAGTAAGGAGcgatccccatcccaatcctgatcccgatcccaatcccgatcctgatcccagtccccatcccaCTCCCCATCCCGATCCCCTGatcccagtccccatcccaatcccaatcctaTTTCtgatccccatcccaatccccatcccaatcccattcctgatcctgatccccatcccaatccctctCCCGATCCCCATCCCgatcctgatcccattcctgatcccagtCCCAATcctcatcccaatcccaatccccttcctgatcccaatcccaatccccatcccaatcccaatcaTGATCCctatcccaatcccaatcccaatcctgatcccattcctgatcccagtCCCAATcctcatcccaatcccaatcccctTCCtgatccccatcccaatcccattccgatcccaatcccgatcccaatcctgatcccattcctactccccatcccaatccccatcctgatcccagtccccccagtccagTGGGATCCCTCCCGATCCTATGGGATCCTCGCCAATCCTGTGGGATCCCTCCCGATCCCATGGGATCTCCCCGATCCCCCAATCCCGTTGGATCCCCCCGATCCCATGGGATCCCTCCTGATCCGGTTGGATCCCCCCAATACCGTGGGGTGCTCCCAATCCCCCCCAATCCTGTGGGATCCCCCTGATCCTGTTAGATCCCCCCGATCCCATGGGATCTCCCTGATCTCCCCGATCCCCCTGATCCCATCGGATGCCCCCCAATCCCGTGGGATCTCTCCAATCCCCCCGATCCTGCGGGATCCCCCTGAGGCCATTGGATCCCTGCAATGCTGCGGgatccccccagtccccccaatCCCGTGGGGTCTCCCTGATCCTGTGGGATCTCCCCAATCCCATGTGATTCCCCCAATCCCGTTGGATCCCCGTGATCCCAGTGGATCCCCCCCAGTCCCGTGGGGTCTCCCTGATCCCGTGGGACGCCCCCGATCCCCGGGATGCCCCGCTCCCCTCCGCGTGTCCCGCAGGCGAGGTGAACGTGGGCGGCATCGTGGCCGccgtggtgctgctgctcctggtccTGGGGCTCGCCGCATTCGGCATCTGGTTCGCCCACAGGCGCGGCTACTTCAGCAGTgagagactgggagggactgggagggactgggaatggactgggagggactgggagggactgggagggactgggaatggattgggagggactgggagggactgggaatggactgggagggactgggaatggactgggagggactgggagggactgggaatggactgggagggactgggatggactgggagggactgggaatggattggggagggaatgggagggactgggatgggactgggataggatgggaatggactgggagggactgggagggactgggagggactgggaatggattggggagggactgggagggactgggaatggactgggagggactgggaatggactgggagggactgggagggactgggaatggactgggagggactgggatggactgggagggactgggaatggattggggagggaatgggagggactgggagggaatgggagggaactgggatgggactgggataggatgggaatggactgggagggactgggaggactgggagcaAACAGGGATGGATTGGGAGGGGATTGGAAGggactgggatgtactgggaatGGCCCCATGCCCCTGgggatgtccccatgtcccagtaatgtccccccgtgtcccctcccctccctgatccccgttttttcccttttttccagaaaaaacagAGTGAGTGACACCGgagccacctcctcctcctgggtGACCCCCACCCCCCCTTGGTGTCACCTTGGTGTCCCCCCggtccctggggtgtcccctggtggggacagaggggacacgggggggggTGGCACATCCCAAAATCCCGATTTTCCCGCAGTGCCGGAGGGAAGAAGGTGATTTACAGCCAGCCCTCGCAGCGCAGCGAGGTGAGGAGGACACCGTGGGGACAatgtggggacaccaggaccTGCCACCGCCCTGGCGGGGACACCCCGGTGGCAGGGGGACACCACGGTGTCTTCAGTGTCCCTTGGCaggagggtcctggggggtGGTGGGTGGGGATGGTGTCACCTgtgatgtccccagtgatggCCCTGTGTCCCCATTGATGTCACCATGTCCCCAGTGAAGTCACCATGTCCCTGTtaatgtccccagtgtccctcgGGATGGTGGTGGAGGGAGGGGG is a window encoding:
- the F11R gene encoding junctional adhesion molecule A translates to MAGAERGQPGGQRGQPRGQRGQPRGQRGQPGVGLRLLLLLGGLAALAAAQVTSEDQEVPEHKPVELRCAAFRSSSGSARIEWKFQRGSSLALIYYGGELTEPYRDRVQFSPTSIRFGSVTREDSGKYICEVVGDGSHIAKSEVNLIVQVPPGKPLVHVPSSATVGARAVLRCSEAQGSPPPTFRWYKDGTELPQDPKSSPAFRNSSYSLDPRTGELVFEPVGGWDTGDYHCEASNNVGSPQKSDVFRMEASEVNVGGIVAAVVLLLLVLGLAAFGIWFAHRRGYFSKKTDAGGKKVIYSQPSQRSEGEFKQTSSFLV